One segment of Niabella beijingensis DNA contains the following:
- a CDS encoding complex I subunit 4 family protein, with translation MIALLLILVPLVSGLATFLIKKEEQVRTWSLLAAILTFIIALLGVAVYAAPGCWTFRANWMGLLNSSFSLKGDGMGIMLCLLTALCYPIIFLSTWTTAYKKVNNFFGLMLLTQAGLMGVFLAMDALLFYFFWELALIPVYFICSQWGGEKRIAVIFKFFIYTFIGSLLMLVGILYVYSRTAGQSFDITAFYNAGLSVKEQSWLFWLFFVAFAVKMPVFPFHTWQPDTYQQSPTAATMVLSALMVKMGVLGLLRWLLPVLPMASYLNGDTVSLLAVTGIIYASLIAMRQDDMKRLVAYSSIAHIGLMCVAVFAEDKSALQGTLIQMFSHGINILGMWVVVEIIERKFGTVKISALGGIAQKAPALTFFFVIIAFANIALPLSNAFIGEFLMFKGILGSRVSEHGTLMMATAGLGVILGAVYTLRLGRKVFFGATNALTEKGTDIAFQEKAILTIIIGAILIVGIYPQPFLNAMDQISQSILKNSDVLPLLRKH, from the coding sequence ATGATCGCATTGTTGTTGATACTGGTGCCTTTAGTGAGTGGACTGGCTACGTTTCTGATAAAAAAGGAGGAACAGGTAAGGACCTGGTCGTTACTGGCAGCCATTCTGACATTTATCATTGCCCTCCTTGGCGTTGCCGTTTATGCGGCACCGGGTTGCTGGACGTTCCGCGCCAACTGGATGGGATTGCTGAACAGCAGCTTTTCATTAAAAGGCGACGGAATGGGAATTATGCTGTGCCTGCTTACCGCGCTGTGTTATCCCATTATTTTTCTTTCCACCTGGACGACAGCCTATAAGAAGGTGAATAATTTTTTCGGACTGATGTTATTGACGCAGGCCGGCCTTATGGGCGTGTTCCTGGCAATGGATGCCCTGTTGTTTTATTTCTTCTGGGAACTGGCCCTGATCCCTGTTTATTTTATCTGTTCCCAATGGGGCGGGGAGAAGCGCATTGCGGTTATCTTTAAATTCTTTATCTACACCTTTATTGGTTCGCTGTTAATGCTGGTGGGCATTCTTTATGTGTATTCGCGCACTGCCGGCCAGTCTTTTGATATCACTGCTTTTTATAATGCCGGTCTTTCTGTTAAAGAACAATCCTGGCTCTTCTGGCTGTTCTTTGTGGCCTTTGCGGTGAAGATGCCGGTCTTCCCTTTTCATACCTGGCAGCCGGATACGTATCAGCAGTCGCCTACGGCCGCAACAATGGTACTGAGCGCCCTGATGGTGAAGATGGGGGTACTGGGTTTGTTGCGCTGGCTGTTGCCGGTGCTGCCAATGGCTTCTTATCTCAACGGGGATACTGTTTCCCTGCTGGCGGTTACGGGTATTATTTATGCTTCGCTGATCGCGATGCGCCAGGATGATATGAAGCGGCTGGTGGCCTATTCCTCCATTGCGCATATCGGGCTGATGTGTGTGGCCGTTTTTGCGGAAGATAAAAGCGCGCTGCAGGGTACCCTGATCCAGATGTTCTCGCACGGGATTAACATCCTGGGAATGTGGGTAGTGGTGGAAATTATTGAACGCAAATTCGGAACGGTGAAAATATCCGCGCTGGGCGGCATTGCGCAAAAGGCACCGGCACTTACCTTCTTTTTTGTCATTATCGCTTTTGCAAATATCGCCCTGCCGCTCAGCAATGCCTTTATCGGTGAGTTCCTGATGTTCAAAGGCATCCTCGGATCCAGGGTATCGGAGCATGGTACGCTGATGATGGCTACTGCGGGGCTTGGTGTTATCCTGGGAGCCGTATATACCCTTCGTTTGGGCCGGAAAGTGTTTTTTGGCGCTACCAATGCGCTGACCGAAAAAGGCACGGATATCGCTTTTCAGGAGAAAGCGATCCTTACGATCATCATCGGTGCGATCCTGATCGTGGGTATTTATCCGCAGCCATTCCTGAATGCGATGGATCAGATCAGTCAATCAATTTTAAAAAATTCAGATGTGCTGCCCTTGTTGAGGAAGCATTAA